GATCTGCGCGCGCTGGCGCGCCTTGCCAAACCGCAGCCGATGCCGGGCGCGATTCTCGCGCCCTGGCCGGAAGACGAAGCGGCGCACGCGGAAGTCGAACGCCTGCGCGCGGCGGGCGAGATCGTCGTCGCCGCTCTTCCGGACCATGAAGGCTGCTGGCGGGAGGCCGGTTGCGACCGCCGTCTGGTGCGGCGCGGTGATGAATGGATCGTTGAACCGTTAGGGGAGAATTGAAAGATGGCCAAGAACGTCGTCGTGATCGGCACGCAATGGGGTGACGAAGGCAAGGGCAAGATCGTCGACTGGCTCACCGATCATGCCCAGGCAGTGGTGCGTTACCAGGGCGGCCACAATGCCGGCCACACGCTGGTGATCGGTGGCAAGAAGACCGTTTTGCATCTCGTGCCGTCAGGCATTCTGCGCGAGGACGTGATCTGCTACATCGGCAATGGTGTGGTGCTCTCGCCCGATGCGCTGATCAAGGAGATCGACGAGCTCAACGCCGCCGGCGTCGATGCCGAGGCACGGGTGAGGATTTCCGAGGCCTGCCCGCTGATCCTGCCCTACCACCAGGCGCTCGATGTCGCCCGTGAGGCCGCCAAGGGGGCGAAAAAGATCGGCACCACCGGCCGCGGTATCGGTCCGGCGTACGAAGACAAGGTGGCGCGGCGGGCTTTACGCGTGCAGGATCTCTTGCGGCCGAAGCGCTTCGCCGAGAAGCTCGGCGAGGTGCTCGACTATCACAACTTCGTGCTGAAAAACTATCTCGGCGCCGCCCCCGTCGATTTCCAGCAAGTGTTCGACGGTGTGATGGCGCAGGCCGCCCGGCTGACCAAGATGGTCGCAGACGTGCCGCGCGCGCTCTACGATGCGCACAACGCCGGTGCCAACATCCTGTTCGAAGGCGCCCAGGGCACGCTGCTCGACATCGACCACGGCACCTATCCGTATGTCACCTCGTCGAACTGCGTCGCCGGTGGCGCCTCGACCGGCGCCGGCGTCGGCCCGGGCATGCTGCATTACGTGCTGGGCATCACCAAGGCTTACACGACGCGCGTCGGCTCCGGCCCGTTCCCGACCGAACTGTACGATGCCATCGACAAGCAGGATCCCGTCGGTAAGCACATGGCCGAAAAAGGGCACGAATTCGGCTCGACGACCGGGCGCGCACGCCGTTGTGGCTGGTTCGACGCCGCCGCGCTGAAGCGCTCGATCCAGATCAATGGCGTCTCGGGCTTGTGCGTGATGAAGCTCGATGTGCTCGATGGCCTCGAGGAGATGAAGATCTGCACCGGCTACAAGCTCGACGGCCAATTCACCGACATCCTGCCGGTCGGCGCGGACGAGCTCGAACGCTGCGAGCCGGTCTATGAATCGATGCCGGGCTGGAAAGAGAGCACCGTCGGCATCAAGACCTTCGCTGATCTACCGCGCGCGGCGCAGAATTACATCAAGCGCATGGAGGCGCTGTGTGGCGTGCCGGTGGA
This genomic interval from Sulfuricystis multivorans contains the following:
- a CDS encoding adenylosuccinate synthase, with the protein product MAKNVVVIGTQWGDEGKGKIVDWLTDHAQAVVRYQGGHNAGHTLVIGGKKTVLHLVPSGILREDVICYIGNGVVLSPDALIKEIDELNAAGVDAEARVRISEACPLILPYHQALDVAREAAKGAKKIGTTGRGIGPAYEDKVARRALRVQDLLRPKRFAEKLGEVLDYHNFVLKNYLGAAPVDFQQVFDGVMAQAARLTKMVADVPRALYDAHNAGANILFEGAQGTLLDIDHGTYPYVTSSNCVAGGASTGAGVGPGMLHYVLGITKAYTTRVGSGPFPTELYDAIDKQDPVGKHMAEKGHEFGSTTGRARRCGWFDAAALKRSIQINGVSGLCVMKLDVLDGLEEMKICTGYKLDGQFTDILPVGADELERCEPVYESMPGWKESTVGIKTFADLPRAAQNYIKRMEALCGVPVDMISTGPDREETIVLRHPFQ